DNA from Gemmatimonadota bacterium:
CGGATAGTAGGGAAAGCCTTCATCGGCTCGATGGTGATGGTTTCTTCCTCGGGCAGATCGCTCATGCGCGTCATGCACATCAGCCTGGGATTGCCGTTGACCTCCGCGGAGCAGGAACCGCACTTGCCGGCCTTGCAGTTCCATCGGACCGCGAGATCCGGCGCCGATTCCGCCTGAATCTGGTGCACCGCGTCCAGTACGACCATGCCTTCGTCGACCTCGGTGGAATAGTCCTCGAAACCGCCGCTCTCGCCATCGCCCCGCCAGATTCGGAAGTTGGCCGTCGCCATTACTTATTCTCCTCGATGATCGCTGCCAGGTCCTCCCGGAGCGGGTTGACCGGAACGCGGTTGATCACCATTTCGCCGTCGTCGTTCTTGTGCTGGGTAATGTTGACTCCGCCGAACGTCTCGTCCTTGTCCTCGTAGTCCTCGCGGAAGTGGGCGCCCCGGCTTTCCTTCCTCTCCAGCGCGGCGCGGGCTACCGCCTCCGATACGATCAGCAGGAACTTCAGATCCAGCGCGGTGTGCCAGCCCGGGTTGTATTCGCGGTTGCCGACGACGGAGACTTTGCCGGCCCTTTGACGCAGATCGTCGATGACCTCGAGGGCCCGCTGCATATCGCCTTCGTTGCGCACGATGCCGACGAGTTCCTGCATCCGTTCCTGCAACTCGTACTGAATCTCGAAGGGGTTCTCGCCGCTTTGCTCGCGGTCGAAGGGCGCCAGGGTCTCTCCAACGGCTGCCTCGACCTGACCGTCGTCGATAGCGCCATCGCCGTTCTCCCGTGCGAACTCCGCGGCGTATAAGCCGGCGCGCTGGCCGAAGACCAGCAGGTCGGAAAGGGAATTGCCGCCTAGCCGGTTGGCGCCGTGCAGGCCCGCCGCGCATTCTCCGGCCGCAAAGAGACCGGGCACGGACGACATCTGCGTGTCGGCGTCCACGAGCACGCCTCCCATCACGTAGTGGGTCGTGGGACCCACTTCCATGGCCTCCTTCGTAATGTCGATATCGGCCAGTTGCTTGAACTGGTGGTACATGCTCGGCAGCTTGCGCTTGATATGCTCTTCGGCGTTGGACAGCTTCTCCCTGATCCACGAAATGTCGAGGTAGACCCCGTCGTGGGGCGATCCACGGCCCTCCCGGATTTCCCGCACGATACACCGGGCCACGTGGTCTCGCGTCAGCAGCTCGGGCGGCCGGCGGGCTTCCTTGTCCCCCTGCGTATAGATCCAGCCCTCTTCAGGGTTATCCGCCGTCGAGTTCTTGTAGAGGTCGGGGATGTCGTCGAACATGAACCGGTTGCCTTCGCTGTTCGTCAGGATCCCGCCTTCGCCGCGGACGCCCTCCGTGACCAGGATGCCCCGCACGCTCGGCGGCCAGACCATGCCCGTCGGGTGGAACTGCACGAATTCCATGTCCAGCAGCGCGGCCCCGGCGTCGTAGGCCAGTCCGTGGCCGTCTCCCGTGTACTCCCAGCTGTTGCTCGTGATCTTGAAGGCCCGGCCGATGCCGCCCGTGGCCAGGACGACCGCCTTCGCGCGAAACACGCGGAAGCGCCCGCGCTCCCGGTCGTATCCGAAGGCGCCGACGACCCGGTCGCCGTCCTTCAAAAGGGCCACGATGGCGTGTTCCATGTACACTTCCATGCCCTGGTGGATCCCGTAATCCTGCAAGGTGCGGATCATCTCGAGACCGGTGCGATCACCCACGTGGGCAAGGCGCGGATACTTGTGACCCCCGAAGTTGCGCTGGAGGATGCGGCCGTCGGCCGTCCGATCGAACAGGGCGCCCCAGGCTTCCAGCTCCCGGACGCGGTCCGGCGCTTCCCGGGCGTGCAACTCGGCCATGCGCCAGTTGCTCAGGTACTGGCCGCCCCGCATCGTGTCGGCGAAGTGGACGCTCCAGCCGTCCCGGTCGTCCACGTTGGCGAGCGCCGCGGCCACACCGCCTTCGGCCATGACCGTGTGGGCCTTGCCCAGCAGGGACTTGCAGACGAGCCCCACAGACACCCCGGCCGCCGACGCCTCGATCGCCGCGCGGAGTCCGGCGCCGCCCGCGCCGATCACCAGCACGTCGTGTTCATGATTCTGGTGTTCCGCCATTAAAGGATTCTCCAATCCGTCCACACGCCCATGGCCACGAGGCGTACGTATATATCCGCGAAGCCTACCCAGACCAGGCTGAGCCAGGCCCAGGTCATGTGTTTTCTGTTCAGGCACGAAACGCAGTTGTAACTCGCATGCCGCACGGGCGCTTTCGAGAGCAGGTCCAGGTTCCCGCCGATCAGGTGGCGGAGGGAGTGGCAGCCGAACTGGTAGCCGCCCAGCAGGATTACGTTCAAGGTCAATACGAGGGTTCCGACACCGATGCCGAATGTGGTTTCACCGGTCGCCGAGTCCGTGAACCACATGGCCTTCCAGGCGTCCTGGACCAGGAAGATCCAGATGATGAACACCAGGTAGAGAAAATACCGGTGCACGTTCTGCATTATGAGTGGAAAGGACTGCTCTCCCCGGTACTTCTTTCTCGGTTCGGAAACGCTGCAGGACGGCGGGTCGGCCCAGAAGGCCTTGTAGTACGCGCCCCGGTAGTAGTAGCAGGTGATCCGGAATCCGGCCGGCGCCCACAGGATCAGAAAGGCGGGCGAAAAGGGGAGCAGGGCCGGCCACCAGTCCGGGCGGGGTCCGAACAGGGCATGGGACGAACTGCCGAAGATCTCGGGCGAATAGAAGGGCGAGAGATAGGGGCCCCAGGCGTAGAACTCGCCCTGAAAAGCAGCCCACGTGGAGTAGACGACGAAGGCGGAGAATACGCCCAATGTCACCAACTGCTGCGCCCACCAGGCGTCTCTACGGCGCGTCTGACCGAAACCGCTGGCCTTCAGCGTAACACCGGTTGTCGACATAGATTATCCTCTTGAAACCAGATAGTGAATCGGCCGGATTTCACAGACAAAACACATTAGCGCAAATTAGATGAAGAGGGGCCGCAAGGCAATAGAAAAAAGACGGCACGCACACCAGGTCTACCAGACCCGGCTCCGGGGTTTCGATCAGGATAAAACCATAGCCGAATCCCACGGAACCGAGATATATTGGAAATTCGAATCAGCGGTGCGACCCGTGAGCGCAGGGTCGCCGGAAACACGCCTTGAACAGGAACCTGCTTCCCTCAATGCCGTTCGAATCTGCCCCTGAAAAACCCTCCATCCGCGCCGCCGGGGGCCTGACGCCCCGCGCGCTGATCATCGGGATCGCGCTGGCCATGTTCATCGCGGTCTGGACGCCTCACACGAATTACGTGATGCACGGGCCCCGGCTCACGCTCAGCCACATCTCGATCGCCGCGCTCATTTCCTTCCTGCTCGTCGTCTTCTGCATACAGATCCCGCTTCGACGGTGGCGGCCCGGCCTGGCGTTCTCGGCGGGCGAGCTGTCCGTGCTCTTCGTCTTCTGCCTGGTCTCGTCGACCATCCCGGGCAAGGCCTTCGTGGATTACTTTCTTGGCATCCTGGCTTCCCCCCACTACTACGCCACGCAGGAAAACCGCTGGGCGGAATCCTTCTTCCCCCACCTCCCGAACTGGCTGGTGGTCAGCGACGATCGGGGAGCGGCACGGGGTTTCTACGAGGGCACGGGCCAGACGCTGCACCTGTGGATCGACTGGATCATTCCCCTTTTATGGTGGATGTGCATGCTGGCGGCGTTGTTCGTGGTCATGGCCTGTATCGCGGTGATCTTCCGCAGACACTGGGTGGAACACGAGCGCCTCGCGTTTCCCGCGGTGCACATCCCCGTGATGCTCATCGCCCAGACGACCCGCGGCGGCCGGCTGCCGGAGTTCTTGCGGGACCGGTACTTCCAGGTGGGTTTCGGCATCACCTTCGCCTTGCTGGCCTGGAACTGCGCCAGCTACTTCGGCGGCATACCGGCCATACCCATCGGGGCCGCTTTCAGGACCAAGATCCAGCTGGCGGCTTCGATTCCCCCCACCGAAGTCCAATTCAACATTTTCATGATGTGCTTCGCATTTTTCGCCGATCTGAAAGTGTTGATGAGCATTTGGATCTTCCATCTGCTGGCGCTTGCGGAAATCAGCCTGCTCAACCAGCTCGGCATTTCGGCAACCGGTGTGGCGGGCGGGGCCGGGTTCATCGTCCAGACCCAGCACTTCGGCGGCTTCTGGGTATTCGTGCTCTGGGGTTTCTGGATCGCGCGCCATCACCTCAAAGCGGTCTGGCTCAAGGCCGTCGGAAGATCGGCGGAGCTTGATGATTCCATGGAACTGGTGTCATTTCGCATGGCGGTGCTTGGACTGGCCGGCGGTCTCTGCTATCTCGCGTTCTGGTTGAACCGCATGGGCATGTCATTCGACGTGACCGCCCTCCTCCTGCTGATCACGCTGGCCCTCTACATCGGCGTGACCCGTATCGTCGCCGAGACCGGACTCGTTTTCCTCGACCTGCCGGTGGATTCGAACGAAATGACGGTGGCGGTCATCGGTTCGAGCAATCTGTCCCCCGCTAATCTGACCGCCCTCGGGCTCACCCACGCCATCTCTCACAATCACCGGGGCATCGGCCTCTCGTCGATGATACACGGCCTGAAGGCCGCCGACGGGTTCATGGGCGTCAAGAAGGGGTTCTTCGCCGCGGTCTGTATCCTGCTGGCGCTGACGTTCGTCGTCACCAACGGGTACACGATCTACGCCGGAACGACCGGGACCGGCGCCCACGATTTCGCTCCCCTGAAAGCCGATCTTTTCTACAACCAGCTGGTCACATGGCTCAACAATCCCTTTACCATGTCCTACGAGGAAATCTACTTTCTGCTGCTGGGGGCCGCGATTATGGGAGGACTCCTCTTCCTGCATTACCATATACCTTCCTGGCCCCTGCATCCCATCGGTTACACCGTGGCTGTTACGGATATCATCAATCTCCAGATCACGTCGGTTTTCATGATCTGGCTGATCAAATCCCTTCTGATGCGGCTGGGCGGGTTCGAGATGTACCGCAAGGTGCAGCCGGCCGTGATCGGCGTTCTCCTGGGATACGCGGCAGGCGTGACCCTCTCCCTGGTCGTCGATGTCATCTGGTTCCCGGGCCAGGGACACAACGTGCACAACTGGTAGGGGCGGAACGGCCATCCCCGCGCGGTCGTGCCGTTCAATCCCCGGTTGGCCGCCCC
Protein-coding regions in this window:
- a CDS encoding fumarate reductase/succinate dehydrogenase flavoprotein subunit, which gives rise to MAEHQNHEHDVLVIGAGGAGLRAAIEASAAGVSVGLVCKSLLGKAHTVMAEGGVAAALANVDDRDGWSVHFADTMRGGQYLSNWRMAELHAREAPDRVRELEAWGALFDRTADGRILQRNFGGHKYPRLAHVGDRTGLEMIRTLQDYGIHQGMEVYMEHAIVALLKDGDRVVGAFGYDRERGRFRVFRAKAVVLATGGIGRAFKITSNSWEYTGDGHGLAYDAGAALLDMEFVQFHPTGMVWPPSVRGILVTEGVRGEGGILTNSEGNRFMFDDIPDLYKNSTADNPEEGWIYTQGDKEARRPPELLTRDHVARCIVREIREGRGSPHDGVYLDISWIREKLSNAEEHIKRKLPSMYHQFKQLADIDITKEAMEVGPTTHYVMGGVLVDADTQMSSVPGLFAAGECAAGLHGANRLGGNSLSDLLVFGQRAGLYAAEFARENGDGAIDDGQVEAAVGETLAPFDREQSGENPFEIQYELQERMQELVGIVRNEGDMQRALEVIDDLRQRAGKVSVVGNREYNPGWHTALDLKFLLIVSEAVARAALERKESRGAHFREDYEDKDETFGGVNITQHKNDDGEMVINRVPVNPLREDLAAIIEENK
- a CDS encoding succinate dehydrogenase, yielding MSTTGVTLKASGFGQTRRRDAWWAQQLVTLGVFSAFVVYSTWAAFQGEFYAWGPYLSPFYSPEIFGSSSHALFGPRPDWWPALLPFSPAFLILWAPAGFRITCYYYRGAYYKAFWADPPSCSVSEPRKKYRGEQSFPLIMQNVHRYFLYLVFIIWIFLVQDAWKAMWFTDSATGETTFGIGVGTLVLTLNVILLGGYQFGCHSLRHLIGGNLDLLSKAPVRHASYNCVSCLNRKHMTWAWLSLVWVGFADIYVRLVAMGVWTDWRIL